From Phragmites australis chromosome 5, lpPhrAust1.1, whole genome shotgun sequence, a single genomic window includes:
- the LOC133920086 gene encoding haloacid dehalogenase-like hydrolase domain-containing protein At2g33255, giving the protein MLPRLLLGPHRLLLAAPLPRRRRRLACRAMSSAATPAPAQRRPLRGVVFDMDGTLTVPVIDFPAMYREVLGGDAAYAAARAAGGGSVDILHCIESWAPDQQRRAYEVIARFEREGLDRLQIMPGASELCGFLDAKLIRRGLITRNVKEAVDLFHQRFGMMFVPALSREFRPYKPDPAPLLHICSTWNIPPHEVIMVGDSLKDDVVCGKRAGAFTCLLDETGRYGPHDSLPEDVKPDFKVSSLTEVFSMLEEHFDLAPMSAESRI; this is encoded by the exons ATGCTCCCCCGTCTGCTCCTCGGcccccaccgcctcctcctcgccgcgcccctcccccgccgccgccgccgcctcgcttGCCGGGCCATGTCCTCCGCCGCCACGCCCGCTCCAGCCCAACGGAGGCCGCTGCGCGGGGTGGTGTTCGACATGGACGGGACCCTCACGGTGCCCGTCATCGACTTCCCGGCCATGTATCGCGAGGTGCTCGGCGGGGACGCGGCATACGCCGCGGCGCGGGCTGCGGGGGGCGGCTCCGTGGACATCCTCCACTGCATCGAGTCGTGGGCGCCCGACCAGCAGCGCCGCGCGTACGAGGTCATCGCGCGCTTCGAGCGGGAGGGACTCGACCGCCTCCAGATCATGCCCG GGGCGTCGGAGCTATGCGGTTTCCTGGACGCCAAGCTGATCAG AAGAGGTTTGATCACCCGTAATGTGAAGGAGGCAGTTGATCTGTTTCACCAAAGATTTGGT ATGATGTTTGTTCCAGCATTGAGCAGAGAATTTCGCCCCTACAAGCCAGATCCAGCTCCACTGCTTCACATTTGCTCCACTTGGAACATTCCACCACATGAAGTGATCATGGTTGGTGACAGTCTCAAGGATGAT GTTGTTTGTGGAAAGAGGGCAGGAGCTTTTACTTGCTTGCTTGATGAAACGGGGCGATATGGTCCCCATGATTCGTTGCCTGAGGACGTTAAACCTGACTTCAAGGTTTCTTCACTTACCGAAGTATTCAGCATGCTGGAAGAGCACTTTGACTTGGCACCAATGTCTGCTGAGAGTAGAATATAA
- the LOC133920088 gene encoding GDSL esterase/lipase At5g33370-like — protein MASSWLAFLLPVLCLGMLQALPTSHAARAFFVFGDSLVDNGNNNYLITEARADTPPYGIDTPDHRATGRFSNGKNVPDIISEHLGAEPLLPYLSPELDGDKLLVGANFASAGVGILNDTGIQFANIIHISKQLLYFAQYQRRLSSLIGAQQTARLVNGALVLITLGGNDFVNNYYLVPYSARSREFSLPDYTTYIVSEYKQILTKLYDLGARRVLVQGVGPIGCVPAELALHSLDGSCDPELQRAAAMYNPRLMAMLGELNAQFGDVFVGVNTQRIHNDFIDDPKAYGFATATEACCGQGRFNGMGLCTMVSRLCNDRDAYVFWDAFHPTERANRLIVQQFMDGSIDYISPMNLSTILAVDHEKNQQLRT, from the exons ATGGCCTCCTCGTGGCTCGCCTTCCTCCTCCCCGTGCTCTGCCTGGGAATGCTTCAGGCTCTCCCGACCTCCCACGCGGCCCGTGCTTTCTTCGTCTTCGGCGACTCCCTCGTCGACAACGGCAACAACAACTACCTGATTACCGAGGCCCGGGCCGACACGCCGCCCTACGGCATCGACACGCCGGACCACCGCGCGACGGGGCGCTTCAGCAACGGCAAGAACGTGCCCGACATTATCA GTGAGCACCTCGGCGCAGAGCCCCTGCTGCCGTACCTGAGCCCCGAGCTCGACGGCGACAAGCTGCTCGTCGGTGCCAACTTCGCGTCCGCCGGCGTCGGGATCCTAAACGACACCGGCATCCAATTC GCCAACATCATCCACATCTCGAAGCAGCTGCTGTACTTCGCGCAGTACCAGAGGCGGCTGAGCTCGCTGATCGGCGCGCAGCAGACGGCGCGGCTGGTGAACGGCGCGCTGGTGCTCATCACCCTGGGCGGCAACGACTTCGTGAACAACTACTACCTGGTGCCCTACTCCGCGCGCTCGCGCGAGTTCTCGCTGCCGGACTACACCACCTACATCGTCTCTGAATACAAGCAGATCCTCACG AAGCTGTACGATCTGGGCGCGCGCCGCGTGCTGGTGCAGGGCGTGGGCCCGATCGGCTGCGTGCCGGCGGAGCTGGCGCTGCACAGCCTGGACGGGAGCTGCGACCCGGAGCTGCAGCGCGCGGCGGCGATGTACAACCCGCGGCTGATGGCGATGCTGGGCGAGCTGAACGCGCAGTTCGGCGACGTGTTCGTGGGCGTGAACACGCAGCGGATCCACAACGACTTCATCGACGACCCCAAGGCGTACGGCTTCGCGACGGCCACGGAGGCGTGCTGCGGCCAGGGCCGGTTCAACGGGATGGGCCTCTGCACCATGGTCTCCAGACTCTGCAACGACCGCGACGCCTACGTCTTCTGGGACGCGTTCCACCCCACCGAGCGCGCCAACCGGCTCATCGTCCAGCAGTTCATGGACGGGTCCATCGACTACATCAGCCCCATGAACCTCAGCACCATCCTCGCCGTCGACCACGAGAAGAACCAGCAGCTCCGCACATGA
- the LOC133917763 gene encoding uncharacterized protein LOC133917763, with product MTTNIAEAFNNVLKGVRGLPLCAIIELTFYRTADYFRDRGNAAMKCSTRFSPKVEQIISRRRSKAHFHRSRIYDLANNDFEVMCRRRYASGYSAGDTVQQCQLGPNEVKCTCNKPKLHHIPCSHVLAACRDIGGNDGSQYVSSYFTIDALRSTWLPKMRSFNIGTNYKSIEGPKWVPYPRARRTDPGRPRSTRLQGDMDEADAVDGLRRCKLCKQPGHDRRTCPTRQ from the coding sequence atgacaacgaacatagcggaggcgttcaacaatgtcctgaagggagtacggggcctcccgttgtgtgccattattgagctcacattctacagaacggcggactactttcgagaccgtggtaatgctgctatgaagtgcagcacacggttttcacctaaggtggagcaaatcatatcaagaaggaggagcaaggcacactttcatcggtcgaggatctacgacttggccaacaatgactttgaggtcatgtgccgccgtaggtatgcttcagggtatagcgccggggacaccgtgcagcaatgtcaacttggacctaacgaggtgaagtgcacatgcaataagccaaaactgcaccatatcccgtgctcgcatgtcttagccgcttgcagggacataggtggcaatgacggatcacagtacgtatcatcgtacttcacgatcgatgcattgaggagcacatggcttccaaagatgcggtcctttaacatcggaaccaactacaaatcgatcgagggccctaagtgggtaccttatccacgagcacgacgcacagatcctggaaggcctagatctacgaggctgcaaggtgacatggatgaagcagatgctgttgatggccttcgcaggtgcaaactttgcaaacaacctggacatgacaggaggacttgcccgacccgtcagtaa